Part of the Bacteroides acidifaciens genome, CGTAGCTCTTGAAGAGGTCGAAGGAAGCGCAGCAGGGGCTTAATAATACGGTTTCTCCTTTCTTTGCCAGTTTGTAGGCGGCTTCTACGGCATCTTTCATGCCGGTTTGCACGTCTGCTACGGGCAGGCCGAAGCGGTCGAAGAATTCGTGGAGTTTCTCGTTATGCAGTCCCATATATACGAGTGCCGAACACTTCTCGCGTACCAAATCTTCTATTTCCGTATAATCGTTTCCCTTATCTTTGCCGCCGAGAATCAATACCGTTTTGGTGGTCATGCTTTGCAGGGCATACCAGCAGGAGTTGACGTTCGTGGCTTTCGAGTCGTTGATAAAGTCAATACCGCGGACACGCGCCACTTTTTCCAGACGGTGCTCCACTCCCTTGAAGTCGGAGAGGGCTTTGCGGATATTCTCTTTGGCGATACCTGCCAGGTTGGCTGAGATGCCGGCTGCCAGGGAGTTGTATAAGTTATGTTGTCCTGTCAGAGCCAGTTCTTCCTGTTCCATGTTGAAGGCAATCGGTTCGTCGATTTTCACTTCATGGTCTTCAACGTAGGCGATGGCTCCGTCTTCTTTCACTGCAGCGAAAGGATACAGATGGGCTTTCAAGCCATGTTTCGCCAGTTCGCGTTTGATGATAGGGTCGTCGTTCCAGAAGATGAAGGCATCGTCCGGAGTCTGATTCTGGGTGATGCGGAATTTTGCGTCGATGTAATTCTGCATGCAGTGGTCGTAACGGTCGAGGTGGTCCGGGGTGA contains:
- the murD gene encoding UDP-N-acetylmuramoyl-L-alanine--D-glutamate ligase; the protein is MKRIVILGAGESGAGAAVLAKVKGFETFVSDMSAIKDKYKELLDSHNIAWEEGHHTEELILNADEVIKSPGIPNDAPLILKLKAQGTPVISEIEFAGRYTNAKMICITGSNGKTTTTSLIYHIFKSAGLNVGLAGNIGKSLALQVAEDYHDYYIIELSSFQLDNMYNFRANIAVLMNITPDHLDRYDHCMQNYIDAKFRITQNQTPDDAFIFWNDDPIIKRELAKHGLKAHLYPFAAVKEDGAIAYVEDHEVKIDEPIAFNMEQEELALTGQHNLYNSLAAGISANLAGIAKENIRKALSDFKGVEHRLEKVARVRGIDFINDSKATNVNSCWYALQSMTTKTVLILGGKDKGNDYTEIEDLVREKCSALVYMGLHNEKLHEFFDRFGLPVADVQTGMKDAVEAAYKLAKKGETVLLSPCCASFDLFKSYEDRGDQFKECVREL